The Methylomagnum ishizawai genome has a window encoding:
- a CDS encoding cyclic nucleotide-binding domain-containing protein — protein sequence MAISPEAQELRRLIPLNTLSAPRFEQLCAELKIEDGPKGTLLFRQGDPTHEFVYVLSGTISLQAGGVEMDAVTGGSETGRFALAHQNPRKVSAVAKDRVRYVRVATDQVNQRDEGPAPLPGYTVSHSPDTSGGDWISALLRSPIFRRLPPSNLQALLRAVEEIPYKKGEAVCKQDDPGDYFYIIKQGQCALTRKPSQLAKDIKLATLKDYDTFGEDALISEKPRTVTVTMATDGVLLRLDKANFMKLVGQPVIGYVDSAEARAMMKQDGQWLDLRLPDIYQQGHPRGAINTPFFSLRMMLPSLERHRKYMLVCEDGKVSAAGSYLLLRHGFEAYALRGGIGTLPPELIVQAGPADNPGDPPQDQDPAGAPPGTDDIDLDIELTAWEPPDPEWNLPAPAPQPDPAVPADGESNDDTRKLRDRLARAERELQFLETERGRLAREKDAALAELDQAKQTLQRQESRLDSLVQDHGRLTRELGEAQAALAAAGGAGLEELRKELAELKAAHSQVLFEKEAAEQEVEVLQKQVGELKTVVEEFLDSGDYSGGGEAEALRSELEMVRQRALAEVAALQARASEIEAENTKLKAETQTLKTQLSVREVAATVAMRETSANPPKASLAKQALWSLLAGLLLTALVLGGLLGLEPGRALLRPLIGG from the coding sequence ATGGCGATCTCCCCAGAAGCGCAGGAATTGCGTCGGCTCATCCCCTTGAACACCTTGTCGGCCCCCCGCTTCGAGCAATTGTGCGCCGAACTCAAGATCGAGGACGGACCCAAGGGCACCCTCTTGTTCCGCCAGGGCGATCCCACCCACGAATTCGTCTATGTGCTGAGCGGCACCATTTCCCTGCAAGCCGGGGGCGTGGAGATGGACGCCGTGACCGGCGGCTCGGAAACCGGCCGCTTCGCCCTCGCCCACCAAAACCCGCGCAAGGTCTCGGCGGTCGCCAAGGACCGCGTGCGCTACGTGCGCGTCGCCACCGACCAGGTGAACCAGCGCGACGAAGGCCCGGCCCCGCTGCCCGGCTACACCGTCAGCCATTCGCCGGACACTTCCGGCGGCGATTGGATCTCGGCTTTATTGCGCTCGCCGATATTCCGCCGCCTGCCGCCCTCCAACCTGCAAGCCCTGCTCCGCGCCGTCGAGGAAATCCCCTATAAGAAAGGCGAGGCCGTCTGCAAGCAGGACGATCCGGGGGATTATTTCTACATCATCAAACAAGGCCAATGCGCCCTGACCCGCAAGCCCTCGCAACTCGCCAAGGACATCAAGCTTGCCACCCTCAAGGACTACGACACCTTCGGCGAGGACGCCCTGATCTCCGAGAAACCGCGCACCGTCACCGTGACCATGGCGACCGACGGCGTCCTGCTGCGCCTCGACAAGGCCAATTTCATGAAGCTGGTCGGCCAGCCGGTCATCGGCTACGTCGATAGCGCCGAGGCGCGGGCGATGATGAAACAGGACGGCCAGTGGCTGGACCTGCGCCTGCCGGATATCTACCAACAGGGCCACCCCCGCGGCGCCATCAACACCCCGTTCTTTTCCCTGAGGATGATGCTGCCCTCGCTGGAACGCCACCGCAAATACATGCTGGTCTGCGAGGATGGCAAGGTCAGCGCGGCGGGGTCTTACCTGCTGCTACGCCATGGCTTCGAAGCCTATGCCCTGCGGGGCGGCATCGGCACCCTGCCACCGGAACTCATCGTCCAGGCCGGGCCGGCCGACAACCCCGGCGACCCGCCCCAGGACCAAGACCCCGCCGGCGCGCCGCCCGGCACCGACGACATCGACCTGGATATCGAACTGACCGCCTGGGAACCCCCGGACCCCGAATGGAACCTCCCCGCGCCGGCTCCGCAACCCGACCCCGCCGTGCCCGCCGATGGCGAATCCAACGACGATACCCGCAAACTGCGCGACCGCCTGGCGCGGGCCGAGCGGGAACTGCAATTCCTGGAAACCGAGCGCGGCCGCCTCGCGCGGGAAAAAGACGCCGCCCTGGCCGAATTGGACCAAGCCAAGCAAACCCTGCAACGCCAGGAATCCCGGCTGGACAGCCTGGTCCAGGACCACGGACGGCTGACGCGGGAACTGGGGGAAGCCCAAGCGGCGCTGGCCGCGGCCGGGGGAGCGGGCCTGGAAGAACTCCGCAAGGAACTGGCGGAACTCAAGGCGGCGCATTCCCAAGTCCTGTTCGAGAAGGAAGCCGCCGAGCAGGAAGTCGAAGTCCTGCAAAAACAGGTGGGCGAATTGAAAACCGTGGTCGAGGAATTCCTCGATAGCGGCGATTATTCGGGGGGCGGGGAAGCGGAAGCCCTGCGCTCGGAGTTGGAAATGGTGCGCCAGCGCGCCCTGGCCGAGGTCGCCGCCCTGCAAGCGCGGGCTTCCGAGATCGAAGCGGAAAACACCAAGCTCAAGGCCGAGACCCAGACCCTCAAGACCCAGCTCTCGGTGCGCGAGGTCGCCGCCACGGTGGCGATGCGAGAAACCTCCGCCAACCCGCCCAAGGCTTCCCTGGCCAAGCAAGCGCTCTGGTCCTTGCTGGCCGGCCTGTTGCTGACCGCCCTGGTCCTGGGCGGTTTGCTCGGGTTGGAACCGGGCCGGGCGCTGCTGCGCCCGCTCATCGGGGGCTGA
- a CDS encoding transposase translates to MSTTRTHYAWAEKNTAQAPPSNEKRREKLNGFLALDLNSGQTTVDFQPQAKTPNAVYVIALIVLRYASLGYQRILFILDNCSIHNDSMKAALAELLAEIPLAQGIAVDFLHTPAHSPKFNPAEYLIRLVRKNSLYHLPHAMTVQQRAERVHRHLAQAPPQTPQQVKNILSHIYRLPKSGWS, encoded by the coding sequence CTGTCCACGACCCGCACCCACTACGCCTGGGCGGAGAAGAACACCGCCCAGGCGCCGCCGAGCAACGAGAAGCGGCGGGAGAAACTGAACGGCTTCCTGGCCCTGGACCTGAACAGCGGCCAGACCACCGTGGACTTCCAACCCCAGGCCAAAACCCCGAACGCCGTTTACGTCATCGCCCTGATCGTCCTGCGCTACGCCAGCCTGGGCTACCAAAGGATTCTGTTCATCCTCGACAACTGCTCCATCCACAACGACTCCATGAAGGCCGCTCTGGCCGAGTTGCTGGCGGAAATCCCCCTGGCCCAGGGCATCGCCGTGGACTTCCTCCACACCCCGGCCCACTCCCCCAAGTTCAACCCGGCCGAATACCTCATCCGCCTCGTCAGGAAGAACTCCCTCTACCACCTGCCCCATGCCATGACGGTCCAGCAGCGGGCCGAGCGCGTCCATCGGCACTTGGCCCAGGCTCCTCCCCAAACACCCCAGCAGGTCAAGAACATTCTCAGCCATATCTACCGCCTGCCAAAAAGTGGGTGGTCTTAG
- a CDS encoding type II toxin-antitoxin system VapC family toxin encodes MRWFAALGETELFLSVLVIGEIRRGIENLRRRDPIQAGNLDRKLAATEALMAGRILPITQAIAERWGYLNARDPLPVIDSLLAATALEHGLILVTRNVKDVERTGVRLLNPFCA; translated from the coding sequence CTGCGGTGGTTCGCTGCGTTAGGAGAGACGGAATTATTCTTATCCGTGCTGGTAATCGGCGAAATACGGCGCGGCATCGAAAACCTCCGCCGCCGCGATCCGATACAGGCCGGAAACCTGGATCGGAAACTGGCGGCAACGGAAGCGCTCATGGCCGGGCGAATCCTGCCCATCACCCAAGCCATCGCCGAGCGCTGGGGATACCTGAACGCCCGCGACCCTTTGCCGGTCATCGACAGCCTATTGGCGGCCACCGCGCTTGAGCATGGCTTGATCCTGGTCACGCGCAACGTGAAGGATGTCGAGCGCACTGGCGTTCGCTTGCTGAACCCATTCTGCGCATAG
- a CDS encoding PAS domain S-box protein has translation MEPWIVKGLLPGFIILAAVAVLSLWSVARLQQAKDWVAHTLEVTDGLRDLQSLIADVETGSLGGEGYLEPDRAARQRIDPLLGRLSRLIEDNPDQTKQLELLRPLLARQLEIASESEYARRKGGPRAAFATGEEKRVHDQIRQQVARMLDIENRLLVDRQQRSDREMWLTWWFLVPTGVLSLTLGLAAMAALHRMRQRLLALNTSLDWQVMERTADLAASETKFRTMFEHSPVAYQSLDIQGRFLDVNPRLCELLGYSREELLGKAFDELWHEDIRDLFPKAFGNFVRESRVSNELRLTRKDGRTLSVILEGHIQRDTEGRFVRTHCVLTDISERKQVEETLRRSNEQLQKVLEVETVGVLFWDLNTGCLTNANDAFLDLMGYSRQEIEARELTWQKLTPPEYMDVSRAEVEKFRTTGRVGPYEKEYFHKNGTRQWFVFAGSSLGGNACVEFCVDISERKHAEQRYRALVEAGAQIDWIADADGLVREDMPRWRAYTGQSFEEISGDNWLNSLHPGDRGRAAEVWRRAVAQRGFYEIEYRIRRADGVYRDFWVRSVPIMTGEGNIHQWVGACTDITERKRMEDALKASEQEFHLLAEAMPQIVWATDNNGSNSYFNQQWVKYTGLSLEESHGHGWNAPFHPDDRKRAWDAWRNAVERNDTYSLECRLRRADGVYRWWLVRGVPVADGDGHILKWFGTCTDIHEMKLREDTIRASEERRSFALETIQAGEWELDLTTGTTVRSLLNDRIFGYERLLPEWTYGTFLEHILPRDRERVDGLFRQAVADHAIWDFECRIRRADGEIRWIHVRGQQRTCDSGEPLMTGIVMDVTHRKLAEQSIWEAKERLEVAASAGIVGIWDWHVPEDRLTWDPVMYTLYGLHGEEFGEDYAAWSKTIHPEDRPDVEAAIQAALRGEREYAHEFRVVWSDGSIHHIKAMSRTTHDGQGKPLRMIGINYDQTEQKNIEKTLARMVAERTSELEKVNKHLACTQFAMDRVGIGVLWVDPPTGKLLQANQCSAEMLGYTPEELAGMSVTDIDPGYDIGQFGQEAEDCRRRDHIQLETTHMAKDGRSIPVETILFYFNDPGEASRLIVFMTDITQRKQQEEALIQAKEAAEVATRSKSVFLANMSHEIRTPMNAIVGLTHLLKNNQPTPKQTERLEKIEGAARHLLSIINDILDISKIEAGRMELESVNFPLDAVLDHVQSLIAEQARAKNLAIHVDDDGVPRWIKGDPTRLRQALLNYAGNAVKFTAEGSISLRSFLLGEDDGFLLVRFEVQDTGPGIAPENLSKVFQEFEQVDASTTRKHGGTGLGLSITKKIAHLMGGTAGVDSVPGQGSTFWFTAKLKRGEEMAPLNSSAPQENALFKLQRNHAGARLLLAEDNEINQEIASQLLRAAGLVVEVADDGRQAVDKAQANGYDLILMDMQMPHLSGLEATRMIRALHGLQNVPIVAMTANAFEDDHRACIDAGMDDFLSKPVDPEILYVTLLKWLPSAASKMSGEPRAMADTADRPGSRPGRADHTGGSLDFVSHPTDLDIVSGGQKLGLPFQGDLPLV, from the coding sequence ATGGAACCCTGGATCGTCAAGGGTCTGCTGCCGGGATTTATCATTCTCGCCGCGGTCGCGGTCCTATCGCTATGGTCGGTTGCCCGCCTGCAACAGGCCAAGGATTGGGTCGCCCACACCTTGGAGGTGACCGACGGCTTGCGCGATCTCCAATCCCTGATCGCCGACGTGGAAACCGGCAGCCTTGGCGGGGAAGGCTATCTGGAACCCGACCGCGCGGCCCGCCAGCGCATCGACCCACTGCTGGGCCGCCTGTCGCGGTTGATCGAAGACAATCCCGATCAAACCAAGCAGTTGGAACTCTTACGGCCCCTGCTGGCACGGCAGTTGGAGATCGCCTCGGAATCCGAATACGCGCGGCGGAAGGGCGGGCCCCGCGCGGCCTTCGCCACCGGCGAGGAGAAGCGTGTCCACGACCAGATTCGGCAACAGGTCGCCCGGATGCTGGACATCGAAAATCGGTTGTTGGTGGATCGCCAACAACGCTCCGACCGGGAGATGTGGCTGACCTGGTGGTTCCTGGTTCCCACCGGGGTATTGTCGCTAACCCTCGGCTTGGCGGCGATGGCGGCCCTGCACAGGATGCGGCAACGGCTGTTGGCCCTGAATACGTCACTCGATTGGCAGGTGATGGAGCGCACCGCCGACCTCGCCGCCTCGGAAACCAAGTTCCGTACCATGTTCGAGCATTCCCCGGTGGCCTACCAGTCGCTGGATATCCAAGGGCGGTTCTTGGATGTGAACCCCAGGCTATGCGAACTCTTGGGCTATAGCCGAGAGGAACTCCTGGGCAAGGCGTTCGACGAGCTATGGCACGAAGATATCCGCGACCTTTTCCCCAAGGCGTTCGGCAATTTCGTTCGTGAATCGAGGGTCTCCAACGAATTGCGCCTGACCCGCAAGGACGGGCGAACCCTCTCGGTGATCCTGGAGGGGCATATCCAACGCGATACCGAAGGCCGTTTCGTCAGGACCCACTGCGTGCTGACCGATATCAGCGAACGCAAGCAGGTCGAGGAAACGCTACGCAGGAGCAACGAGCAACTGCAAAAGGTGTTGGAGGTCGAGACCGTCGGCGTGTTGTTCTGGGATTTGAACACGGGCTGCCTGACGAACGCCAATGACGCGTTCCTTGACCTCATGGGCTACAGCCGCCAGGAAATCGAAGCGCGCGAACTGACCTGGCAGAAGCTCACACCGCCGGAATACATGGACGTGAGCCGCGCCGAGGTGGAGAAGTTCCGCACGACCGGGCGCGTCGGCCCTTACGAAAAGGAATACTTCCACAAAAACGGCACGCGGCAGTGGTTTGTGTTCGCGGGCAGTTCGCTCGGCGGCAACGCCTGCGTGGAATTCTGCGTGGATATTTCCGAGCGCAAGCATGCCGAACAACGCTACCGGGCGCTGGTCGAGGCCGGCGCGCAGATCGACTGGATCGCGGACGCCGACGGCTTGGTGCGAGAGGACATGCCCCGCTGGCGCGCCTACACCGGCCAGAGCTTCGAGGAAATCTCCGGGGACAATTGGCTCAACTCCTTGCATCCCGGCGACCGTGGGCGTGCCGCCGAAGTTTGGCGGCGGGCCGTGGCCCAACGGGGCTTCTACGAGATCGAATATCGTATCCGGCGCGCCGACGGCGTGTACCGGGACTTCTGGGTGCGGAGCGTGCCGATCATGACGGGCGAAGGCAACATCCACCAGTGGGTGGGCGCCTGCACCGATATCACCGAACGTAAACGCATGGAGGACGCGCTGAAGGCCAGCGAGCAGGAGTTCCACTTGCTGGCCGAGGCCATGCCCCAGATCGTCTGGGCGACCGACAACAACGGTTCGAACAGCTACTTCAACCAGCAATGGGTCAAGTACACCGGGCTCTCCCTAGAGGAGAGCCACGGCCACGGGTGGAACGCACCGTTCCATCCCGACGACCGGAAACGCGCCTGGGACGCCTGGAGGAACGCGGTCGAGCGCAACGACACCTATTCGCTCGAATGCCGCTTGCGCCGCGCCGATGGTGTCTATCGCTGGTGGCTGGTCCGGGGCGTGCCGGTGGCCGATGGCGACGGCCACATCCTCAAGTGGTTCGGCACCTGCACCGACATCCACGAAATGAAGTTGCGCGAGGACACCATCAGGGCGTCGGAAGAACGCCGTAGCTTCGCGCTGGAAACCATACAGGCCGGGGAATGGGAGCTTGACCTGACCACGGGGACGACGGTCAGGTCGTTACTGAACGACCGGATTTTCGGCTACGAGCGCCTGCTGCCGGAATGGACCTACGGGACGTTCCTGGAGCATATCCTGCCCAGGGACCGCGAGCGGGTGGACGGCCTGTTCCGTCAAGCCGTGGCGGACCACGCCATCTGGGACTTCGAGTGCCGCATCCGGCGGGCGGACGGCGAAATCCGATGGATTCATGTCAGAGGGCAGCAGCGAACCTGCGATTCCGGCGAGCCGTTGATGACCGGCATCGTCATGGACGTGACCCATAGGAAGCTGGCCGAGCAATCCATCTGGGAGGCCAAGGAACGCTTGGAGGTCGCCGCTTCCGCTGGCATCGTCGGCATCTGGGATTGGCATGTCCCGGAGGACCGGTTGACCTGGGACCCGGTGATGTACACGCTGTATGGCCTCCATGGGGAGGAGTTCGGCGAAGACTACGCAGCCTGGTCCAAAACCATCCATCCCGAGGACCGGCCTGACGTCGAGGCGGCAATCCAGGCGGCATTGCGTGGCGAGCGGGAATATGCGCACGAGTTCCGGGTGGTCTGGTCGGATGGCTCGATCCACCACATCAAGGCCATGTCGCGCACCACCCATGACGGCCAGGGCAAACCGCTACGGATGATCGGGATCAACTACGACCAGACCGAGCAGAAAAACATCGAGAAGACACTGGCGCGGATGGTTGCGGAGCGGACATCCGAACTGGAAAAGGTCAACAAGCACCTGGCCTGTACCCAATTCGCGATGGACCGGGTCGGCATCGGCGTGTTGTGGGTGGACCCGCCCACCGGGAAATTGCTCCAGGCCAACCAGTGTTCCGCCGAAATGCTCGGCTACACCCCGGAGGAACTCGCTGGCATGAGCGTGACGGACATCGACCCCGGTTACGACATCGGACAGTTCGGGCAGGAAGCGGAAGACTGTCGGCGGAGGGACCATATTCAGCTTGAAACGACCCACATGGCCAAGGATGGCCGTTCCATCCCCGTAGAGACCATCCTCTTCTATTTCAACGACCCAGGGGAAGCCTCGCGCCTAATCGTGTTTATGACCGATATCACGCAACGGAAGCAGCAGGAGGAAGCATTGATCCAAGCCAAGGAGGCCGCCGAAGTAGCGACCCGTTCCAAGAGCGTCTTTCTGGCCAACATGAGCCATGAGATCAGGACGCCGATGAACGCCATCGTCGGCCTGACCCACCTGCTCAAGAACAACCAGCCCACCCCCAAACAAACCGAACGGCTGGAAAAGATCGAGGGAGCCGCGCGGCACCTGCTGTCGATCATCAACGATATCCTCGACATTTCCAAGATCGAGGCCGGGCGCATGGAGCTTGAATCGGTCAACTTCCCCTTGGATGCCGTGCTGGACCATGTGCAATCCTTGATCGCGGAACAGGCGAGGGCCAAGAATCTCGCGATCCATGTGGACGATGACGGCGTGCCGAGGTGGATCAAGGGCGATCCGACCCGCTTGCGGCAGGCCCTGCTGAACTATGCCGGAAACGCGGTCAAGTTTACGGCGGAAGGCTCGATCAGCCTGCGGTCCTTCCTGTTGGGCGAGGACGATGGCTTCTTGTTGGTCCGTTTCGAGGTCCAGGACACCGGTCCGGGCATCGCGCCCGAGAATTTGTCGAAGGTGTTCCAAGAATTCGAGCAGGTCGACGCCTCCACGACCCGCAAGCATGGCGGCACGGGGCTTGGCCTCTCCATCACTAAAAAAATCGCGCACCTGATGGGCGGCACGGCTGGCGTGGACAGCGTGCCGGGGCAAGGCAGCACCTTCTGGTTCACCGCAAAACTCAAACGCGGCGAGGAGATGGCTCCCTTGAACTCAAGCGCCCCCCAGGAAAACGCCCTGTTCAAATTGCAACGGAACCACGCGGGCGCCCGGTTGCTGCTGGCCGAGGACAACGAGATCAACCAGGAGATCGCCTCGCAGCTATTGCGGGCGGCGGGGCTCGTGGTGGAGGTGGCGGATGACGGCAGGCAGGCCGTGGACAAGGCTCAAGCCAATGGTTACGACCTGATCCTCATGGACATGCAGATGCCACACCTCAGCGGGCTGGAGGCCACGCGGATGATCCGCGCATTGCACGGCCTCCAAAACGTTCCCATCGTCGCCATGACTGCGAACGCGTTCGAGGACGACCACCGGGCTTGTATCGACGCGGGCATGGACGACTTCTTGTCCAAGCCGGTGGACCCGGAAATCCTGTACGTGACGTTGCTGAAATGGTTGCCCTCGGCCGCTTCGAAGATGAGCGGTGAACCGAGGGCAATGGCGGACACAGCCGACCGGCCTGGCTCGCGGCCGGGCCGCGCCGACCATACCGGCGGATCCCTTGATTTTGTGAGCCACCCGACCGATCTCGACATTGTTTCTGGAGGCCAAAAGCTCGGGTTGCCGTTCCAAGGCGATCTGCCCCTGGTCTAG
- a CDS encoding DegQ family serine endoprotease, with amino-acid sequence MSRFPQKWLALVFMGGLACSGMASAAWPIGADGQPIPSLAPMLKRTTPAVVNISTRTQIQEAEHPLMRDPFFRHFFDIPNQPRRREGSSLGSGVIVDARRGYVLTNNHVIDKADEIMVTLSDGRKLNAKLVGADPESDIAVVKVDSKDLAELAVADSDRLEVGDFVVAIGNPFGLGQTVTSGIISALGRSGLGIEGYEDFIQTDASINPGNSGGALVNLKGELIGINTAILAPSGGNVGIGFAIPANMAVRIMNTLVAHGEVRRGLLGVSVQDVSHELAQAFGLKETQGAVVTGVQPDSPADKAGLEAGDIVLAINDRKVRSSMDVRNAIGLLQVGEAVRIEVLHKGEAETREAKIAAPRLAVAEGQKLSPKLAGTMLRNADGGGGESGVLVEKIHTASYAFQAGLRPGDIIVMANRRPVQDLADLEKAAKGGGQLLLNIERDGGGFFLLLR; translated from the coding sequence ATGTCAAGATTTCCGCAGAAATGGCTCGCCTTGGTTTTCATGGGGGGGCTGGCTTGTTCCGGCATGGCGTCGGCGGCCTGGCCGATAGGCGCGGATGGCCAGCCCATTCCCAGCCTTGCGCCCATGCTCAAACGCACCACGCCCGCCGTGGTCAACATCTCGACCCGTACCCAAATCCAGGAAGCCGAGCATCCCTTGATGCGCGATCCGTTCTTCCGGCATTTCTTCGATATCCCCAACCAGCCGCGGCGGCGGGAGGGTTCCAGCCTGGGGTCCGGGGTGATCGTGGACGCCCGCCGCGGCTATGTGCTGACCAACAACCACGTCATCGACAAGGCCGACGAGATCATGGTCACGCTCAGCGATGGCCGCAAGCTCAACGCCAAGCTGGTCGGGGCCGACCCCGAATCGGATATCGCCGTGGTCAAGGTCGATTCCAAGGACTTGGCCGAATTGGCGGTGGCCGATTCCGACAGGTTGGAGGTGGGCGATTTCGTGGTCGCCATCGGCAATCCGTTCGGGCTGGGGCAGACGGTGACTTCGGGCATCATCAGCGCCTTGGGGCGGTCGGGGCTGGGCATCGAGGGCTACGAGGATTTCATCCAGACCGACGCCTCGATCAACCCCGGCAACTCCGGCGGCGCCCTGGTCAACCTCAAGGGCGAATTGATCGGCATCAACACCGCCATCCTCGCGCCCAGCGGCGGCAATGTCGGCATCGGCTTCGCCATCCCGGCCAACATGGCGGTCAGGATCATGAACACCCTGGTCGCCCATGGCGAGGTGCGGCGCGGCCTGTTGGGCGTTTCGGTGCAGGACGTGAGCCACGAACTGGCCCAGGCCTTCGGGCTGAAGGAGACCCAGGGCGCGGTCGTCACCGGGGTGCAGCCCGATTCGCCCGCCGACAAGGCCGGGCTGGAGGCGGGCGACATCGTCCTCGCCATCAACGACCGCAAGGTGCGGAGCAGCATGGATGTCCGCAACGCCATCGGCCTGTTGCAGGTCGGCGAGGCGGTGCGGATCGAGGTGTTGCACAAGGGCGAGGCCGAGACCCGCGAGGCCAAGATCGCCGCGCCCAGGCTGGCAGTGGCCGAGGGCCAGAAGCTCAGTCCCAAGCTGGCCGGGACGATGCTCCGCAACGCCGACGGCGGCGGCGGGGAAAGCGGCGTCCTGGTCGAGAAGATCCACACGGCGTCCTATGCTTTCCAGGCCGGTTTGCGCCCCGGCGATATCATCGTGATGGCGAACCGCAGGCCGGTGCAGGACTTGGCGGACCTGGAAAAGGCGGCCAAGGGCGGGGGCCAGTTGTTGCTGAATATCGAACGGGACGGGGGCGGGTTCTTCTTGTTGTTGCGCTGA